CAGGACCTGAACCAGACTAACAGCCAGCACACCAGCACGCAGGACTACTTCCACTCCATATGCCAGCTGGCCCGTCCGGCCTTCCCCCTGCCCGAGCCTGACCGTGACATCCTGTCCCTCGGCACGCTGGACTCACCCAAGGCCTGCCTGCGCCTGCACCGCCTGCGccagcccctctctctctccctgcctctctcCCTGCAGCTCCAGCAGCCCCTTGCATCATCCAGTGGCACCCCTACGGTTCAACAGAGGGAGGAGGTGGAGCCAGAGCGAGCCCAGGATTCAGAGCAAGGTGGACAGAGTGGACGGGACCGCCCTGGATCTGCTGACCCGTTGGAGTATCTGTACAGTCATGGaggtgcagcagcagcagcatcagcATCATCTACCAGAAGAGGGCGTCCTGATGGCCAGCGCAAGAACAGCTGCCCTGAGCTGCTGGGCCTGGCTGAAAATGTTCCATCACCCATCGTCCTGCAGCGTTCACCTGTCAG
This genomic interval from Hoplias malabaricus isolate fHopMal1 chromosome 15, fHopMal1.hap1, whole genome shotgun sequence contains the following:
- the si:dkeyp-72g9.4 gene encoding uncharacterized protein si:dkeyp-72g9.4, with product MRPRSRLLAKRGLPTIREGYEELVQDLNQTNSQHTSTQDYFHSICQLARPAFPLPEPDRDILSLGTLDSPKACLRLHRLRQPLSLSLPLSLQLQQPLASSSGTPTVQQREEVEPERAQDSEQGGQSGRDRPGSADPLEYLYSHGGAAAAASASSTRRGRPDGQRKNSCPELLGLAENVPSPIVLQRSPVSRKKLDDGVRSSIPANKLDGAPAGWRGKSSGRGMDKQTMVSHWIAECRSAWREARIRACMLPAIAEK